In Syngnathus acus chromosome 21, fSynAcu1.2, whole genome shotgun sequence, one genomic interval encodes:
- the gulp1a gene encoding PTB domain-containing engulfment adapter protein 1 isoform X5, with protein sequence MHMPEALAKHYIAYNAKFLGNTEVEAPKGTEVVKDAVRKLKFQRHIKKSEGQKTPKVELQISIYGVKILEPKTKEVQHNCQLHRISFCADDKTDKRIFTFICKDSECNKHLCYVFDSEKCAEEITLTIGQAFDLAYKKFLESGGKDVETRKQIGSLQKRIQELESENSDMKQQLQELEEQLMIAPVPPPLYVNEANQAYVLRRRRPSSLSWCNDINSCLEISSVTLTPMSSPESNLSAGLLTPPPAAVLPPKAPEGCGVPRPRAGSVSVQAQSTDIFDMVPFSPGTAPGPTRASNGCPTAPTAAPPNIGKDLFGAEPFDPFTCGSADFPPDIQSKLDEMQEGFKMGLTLEGAVFSLDPLDGRC encoded by the exons TTCCTTGGTAACACCGAGGTGGAGGCCCCAAAAGGAACGGAGGTTGTCAAGGATGCAGTGAGAAAGCTCAAG TTTCAGAGACACATCAAGAAGTCAGAGGGACAGAAAACACCCAAAGTGGAGCTGCAGATCTCCATTTATGGCGTGAAAATTCTCGAGCCCAAGACAAAA GAGGTGCAGCACAACTGTCAGTTACACAGAATATCCTTCTGCGCGGACGACAAAACAGACAAACGGATATTTACCTTCATTTGCAAGGACTCCGAGTGCAACAAGCACCTGTGCTACGTCTTTGACAGCGAAAAGTGT GCGGAAGAGATCACGCTCACCATCGGCCAGGCCTTCGACTTGGCCTACAAGAAGTTCTTGGAGTCCGGAGGCAAAGATGTGGAAACCAGGAAGCAGATTGGAAGTCTGCAGAAAAGA ATTCAAGAACTGGAAAGTGAAAACTCGGACATGAAGCAGCAGCTTCAAGAGCTGGAAGAGCAGTTGATGATCGCACCCGTGCCCCCA CCGCTGTATGTAAACGAAGCTAACCAAGCGTACgtgctgcggcggcggcggccttcCTCTCTCTCGTGGTGTAACGACATCAACTCTTGCCTGGAGATCTCCTCTGTCACCCTCACGCCTATGAGCTCGCCAGAGTCCAACCTGTCTGCTGGCCTACTAACGCCCCCGCCTGCCGCTGTCCTTCCTCCTAAAGCTCCCGAGGGCTGCGGCGTCCCGCGACCTCGC GCCGGGAGCGTCTCCGTGCAAGCGCAGTCGACAGACATTTTTGACATGGTTCCATTCTCGCCCGGGACGGCGCCGGGACCCACGCGAGCCAGCAACGGCTGCCCGACAGCACCGACCGCAGCGCCGCCCAACATAG GGAAAGACCTATTTGGCGCAGAGCCGTTCGATCCCTTCACCTGCGGCTCGGCCGACTTCCCTCCAGATATTCAGTCCAAGCTGGATGAAATGCAG GAGGGGTTCAAAATGGGACTAACTCTGGAGGGAGCCGTCTTCTCTCTGGACCCGCTTGACGGCCGCTGCTGA
- the gulp1a gene encoding PTB domain-containing engulfment adapter protein 1 isoform X3, translating to MNRAFNRKKEKSWMHMPEALAKHYIAYNAKFLGNTEVEAPKGTEVVKDAVRKLKFQRHIKKSEGQKTPKVELQISIYGVKILEPKTKEVQHNCQLHRISFCADDKTDKRIFTFICKDSECNKHLCYVFDSEKCAEEITLTIGQAFDLAYKKFLESGGKDVETRKQIGSLQKRIQELESENSDMKQQLQELEEQLMIAPVPPAGSVSVQAQSTDIFDMVPFSPGTAPGPTRASNGCPTAPTAAPPNIGKDLFGAEPFDPFTCGSADFPPDIQSKLDEMQEGFKMGLTLEGAVFSLDPLDGRC from the exons TTCCTTGGTAACACCGAGGTGGAGGCCCCAAAAGGAACGGAGGTTGTCAAGGATGCAGTGAGAAAGCTCAAG TTTCAGAGACACATCAAGAAGTCAGAGGGACAGAAAACACCCAAAGTGGAGCTGCAGATCTCCATTTATGGCGTGAAAATTCTCGAGCCCAAGACAAAA GAGGTGCAGCACAACTGTCAGTTACACAGAATATCCTTCTGCGCGGACGACAAAACAGACAAACGGATATTTACCTTCATTTGCAAGGACTCCGAGTGCAACAAGCACCTGTGCTACGTCTTTGACAGCGAAAAGTGT GCGGAAGAGATCACGCTCACCATCGGCCAGGCCTTCGACTTGGCCTACAAGAAGTTCTTGGAGTCCGGAGGCAAAGATGTGGAAACCAGGAAGCAGATTGGAAGTCTGCAGAAAAGA ATTCAAGAACTGGAAAGTGAAAACTCGGACATGAAGCAGCAGCTTCAAGAGCTGGAAGAGCAGTTGATGATCGCACCCGTGCCCCCA GCCGGGAGCGTCTCCGTGCAAGCGCAGTCGACAGACATTTTTGACATGGTTCCATTCTCGCCCGGGACGGCGCCGGGACCCACGCGAGCCAGCAACGGCTGCCCGACAGCACCGACCGCAGCGCCGCCCAACATAG GGAAAGACCTATTTGGCGCAGAGCCGTTCGATCCCTTCACCTGCGGCTCGGCCGACTTCCCTCCAGATATTCAGTCCAAGCTGGATGAAATGCAG GAGGGGTTCAAAATGGGACTAACTCTGGAGGGAGCCGTCTTCTCTCTGGACCCGCTTGACGGCCGCTGCTGA
- the gulp1a gene encoding PTB domain-containing engulfment adapter protein 1 isoform X1 — protein sequence MNRAFNRKKEKSWMHMPEALAKHYIAYNAKFLGNTEVEAPKGTEVVKDAVRKLKFQRHIKKSEGQKTPKVELQISIYGVKILEPKTKEVQHNCQLHRISFCADDKTDKRIFTFICKDSECNKHLCYVFDSEKCAEEITLTIGQAFDLAYKKFLESGGKDVETRKQIGSLQKRIQELESENSDMKQQLQELEEQLMIAPVPPPLYVNEANQAYVLRRRRPSSLSWCNDINSCLEISSVTLTPMSSPESNLSAGLLTPPPAAVLPPKAPEGCGVPRPRAGSVSVQAQSTDIFDMVPFSPGTAPGPTRASNGCPTAPTAAPPNIGKDLFGAEPFDPFTCGSADFPPDIQSKLDEMQEGFKMGLTLEGAVFSLDPLDGRC from the exons TTCCTTGGTAACACCGAGGTGGAGGCCCCAAAAGGAACGGAGGTTGTCAAGGATGCAGTGAGAAAGCTCAAG TTTCAGAGACACATCAAGAAGTCAGAGGGACAGAAAACACCCAAAGTGGAGCTGCAGATCTCCATTTATGGCGTGAAAATTCTCGAGCCCAAGACAAAA GAGGTGCAGCACAACTGTCAGTTACACAGAATATCCTTCTGCGCGGACGACAAAACAGACAAACGGATATTTACCTTCATTTGCAAGGACTCCGAGTGCAACAAGCACCTGTGCTACGTCTTTGACAGCGAAAAGTGT GCGGAAGAGATCACGCTCACCATCGGCCAGGCCTTCGACTTGGCCTACAAGAAGTTCTTGGAGTCCGGAGGCAAAGATGTGGAAACCAGGAAGCAGATTGGAAGTCTGCAGAAAAGA ATTCAAGAACTGGAAAGTGAAAACTCGGACATGAAGCAGCAGCTTCAAGAGCTGGAAGAGCAGTTGATGATCGCACCCGTGCCCCCA CCGCTGTATGTAAACGAAGCTAACCAAGCGTACgtgctgcggcggcggcggccttcCTCTCTCTCGTGGTGTAACGACATCAACTCTTGCCTGGAGATCTCCTCTGTCACCCTCACGCCTATGAGCTCGCCAGAGTCCAACCTGTCTGCTGGCCTACTAACGCCCCCGCCTGCCGCTGTCCTTCCTCCTAAAGCTCCCGAGGGCTGCGGCGTCCCGCGACCTCGC GCCGGGAGCGTCTCCGTGCAAGCGCAGTCGACAGACATTTTTGACATGGTTCCATTCTCGCCCGGGACGGCGCCGGGACCCACGCGAGCCAGCAACGGCTGCCCGACAGCACCGACCGCAGCGCCGCCCAACATAG GGAAAGACCTATTTGGCGCAGAGCCGTTCGATCCCTTCACCTGCGGCTCGGCCGACTTCCCTCCAGATATTCAGTCCAAGCTGGATGAAATGCAG GAGGGGTTCAAAATGGGACTAACTCTGGAGGGAGCCGTCTTCTCTCTGGACCCGCTTGACGGCCGCTGCTGA